Genomic segment of Candidatus Rhabdochlamydia sp. T3358:
TTGTTTGAGACGTAAGAAAAGAATTTTCGGATCATCAGTTGCTCCTTCTACGCCACAGTTCCAACTATCATTATTAGAGTTTCCATCACGGTTTTCTTCTCTATTATCTAGATTATGTTTTTCTTGATAGCTGACTAAATCATGCAAGGTAAAGCCATCGTGCGAAGTGATAAAATTGATGCTACAATAAGGATTTTTAGAGTTTCCATATAAATCTTCAGATCCGCAGATGGCATTAGCAAACTCTCCAACTACATCATCGGTTCCTTTAATAAAGCGTCTAACGACATCGCGATATTTCCCATTCCATTCAGCCCAGTTATTGGGGAAAGCACCTACTTGGTATAACCCACCTGCATCCCAAGGCTCTGCAATCAATTTTACATGGGAGAGAATAGGGTCTTTTGTAATAGCACGAATAGATAAAGGATCTGTAAGAAGAGATCCTTCTTCATCTCGATTCAAGCAAGAAGCTAAATCAAATCTAAAACCATCGACATGCATTTCAGTTACAAAGTAACGCAAGGAATCAATAATAAACTCCATGACAACAGGATTGTTTGCATTAAATGTATTGCCTGTACCTGAAAAATTTAAGTATTCAGCATTTGGTGTTAGCATGTAATAGGTGTTATTATCGATCCCTGCAAAAGAAAAACAAGGATCTCTTGTGCCTCCTTCTGCTGTGTGATTATACACAACATCTAAAATCACTTCGATTCCTTCCTTGTGAAGAGCTTTTACCAGATCCTTAAACTCATCAGAAGACTGTCTTGCTTCTTTGCCATAGCGATTCATAAGAGAAAAAAAACTACATGTAGAATAGCCCCAAACGTTATAAAGAGGCTTTTCTGTTTCAGATTGGTTTCGGTGTAGTTCACACTCATCAAATTCAAAGATAGGCATTAACTCAATAGCATTGATTCCTAATTCTTTGAAATGTCTGATTTTCTCTTTGATGGCTGAGAAAGTGCCAGGTGCCTTGCTAGAGCTTGAAGGGTGTCTTGTAAAAGAGCGGACATGCATTTCATAAATGATCAACTGTTCCAGGGGAATTTTAGGAAAAGTGTCTTGTTCCCAATCAAAAGAAGAAGGAGGGTAGAGTTTGCCTCTTAAAGGCTTTTGTTTTATGCCCCATTGATTATTCGTATTCAAATGTTTACTATAAGGATCTAGTAAAATTAGGTCAGGACAAAAGTGGTTTTTTGGGTCTTGATTATTTCCATCTAATTGATAACCGTATTCCCATTCTACATCTTCTGCTAGGTTTTTAATGAGTACATGCCAAATAGATCCGGTTTTATTTTTTTGGGGATCAAAGGTAATTTGATAAGTAGAATCCGATGTATCTGGGAGAAATATATGTAAAATTACTTGAGTAGCTGTTGATGAAAAGAGAGAAAAATTTATCCCTTCTATGCATCGATTTGCCCCCAGAGGATAAGCAGAGCCTTTTTCAAGCACAAGATGTTTCATCTTATAATCTCACTTAAATTTGTAGATTAGCTTAAAAAAACTTTCAAGGCAATTTGTTAATTGATTTTTTTATTTGCTTTTTTTGAGCGAATTTGCGAGAGTTAAGTGGTTTTTTATAAACAGACAACTCTTGACGTAAAAGATCTATTATCAATAAATTAAAGCTATAGATCTTGTGCTGTCATTTTTCCCAAAATAGTAGTATTATTTTTTAAGGTTGTGCTCGTTTTAAAAGCGAAGGCGATTTATAATTAAGGATGAACATTAGAGAACTGTAGGAGGACGATTCATGTCATTGGAAAATGCCAAGGCAAATTTAAAGGAATTCGGGAAAGAGCTCAATCTAGAGTTGGCATTTGATGAAAATCACACATGTATACTTGGGATTGATAATACTTTTTCTCTTCATCTTACATATGAGCCAAATTCTGATCGTTTGTACTTGTACTCACCGATCTTAGATGGTCTACCTAAGGATCCCGCGATTCGAACAAACCTATATGAAGCTCTTCTTGAAGGAGCTATGTTAGGAGGTCAAATGGCAGGAGGAGGAGTAGGAGTTGCTGTTCCTGAAGAATTGATTTTAATGCATGCTGTTATAGAAATGGGTATAGGAGCTGATGCATCTGCATTATGCCGTTATGCTCCTTTATTTGTTGAGTCTGTAGAGAAGTGGAGAACCCGTGCAAAAGATATTTGCGAGGGTCGAGATATAAAGAAAGATCTTCCACCTCCAACAAATCCTTTAGGGGGAAAGCCCGGAGAAAGGTTTATTAAGATTTAATAAAGTAGTGGTCACTATTCCGATCGTTTGTTAAAACGCCCGGAATAGCGACTTCTTTATCTAAAGACGCCACTGCAATGGCTTCAATTTGTTTTAAAGCTTCTTGTAGTTCCTTATCTCTATTTTCTAATTTAATTTTAATTTGCTTTACTGCTGTAACTGCTGTTGAATGGTCGCGGGAAAATATCTTCCCAATCTGTATAAAAGATAATTTAAGCAAGGTTCTGCATAAATATATAGAAATTTGCCTAGGAAAGGTATGTCGTTGACTTTGTGATTTCCCTATAATTTCTGCAGAGTCTATATCAAAGTAAGACGCTACTGCCAGTAGAATAGTATCTTTATTTAAGGTTTTTTTTTGCTCAAATTGAATGAGATCAGCAAGAATTGCTTCTACTTGTCCTAGCTGTAATTTGCCTGGCTTAAAATTTTTATCTTTTAGATATAAGCGCAATAATAAAGCTTCAAAGGCGCGCAATAAAGAATGATTATTGGAAAATGTATGGACTAGAAAAGAACATATTTTTTCTGTTAAAGGAAAATTTCTTATTTTACAACAATGTACAAGTAACTTCTTACGCTCTATTTCTGTAAGTTCATTTAATTGTAGTACAATACCCCACTCGAATCTTGAAATAAGCCGCGGTTCGATTTCTTCTAGTTGAGAAGGAGGAGTGTTAGAACTTAAAATGATTTGCTTACTGGATAAGTGCAGAGTATTAAAGAGGTGAAACAGTTCTTCCTGTGTTGCATCTTTACGCATAAAAACATGAACGTTATCTATTAATAAGGCATCTACATGACGATAGATCGCTCTAAACTTTTGCATTTCTGAAGAGCGAATAGCGGAAATGACATGTTCGGTAAATGTTTCAGCCCGGACAAATAAGGCTTTTAGTCCTCTTTGGCAGAAAAGATGGGTTAAGGCCATTAATAAGTGGGTTTTACCTGTACCTGGCTTTCCCCAAAGAAAAATCGGATTACAGGCGGCTAGGTTAGGAACAGAAGAGGTAAAGCGTAAAGAAACCGGATCTACCCCTGTTAGCTCACAGCATAGACGCATAACCACTTCATTGGCTTTAGCTGGAACAAAGTTTGCTAGGGTAGCTATAGGATCTAATTTATCTGCAACAGGAGAAAACACAGCAAGATGCTGAATTTTATCATTTTTTTTATTCACAGCATTATCTGGAACATGAATATGAACTTTGATTGTTCGAGAATTATTATTTAGCAAGTGTGTTTTAATCAAAGGGCGCATATGTTCTTCAAACCACAACATATGAAATGCATCAGCAGCTTCTAGATAGAGGTTTGTTGCATCAAAATGTAAGATTTTAAGTGATCGCAGCCATTGATTGACTGTTTGTTTTCCTAATAGATCTTCTTGCTTTTGTAAAAACTCTTCCCAAGCTTGCATGGATACCACATGTGAGGTGAAACTTAAAAGTAGCAGGAGGCTCAATTTTTTGGCCTACTGCTACTAAAGTGTTTTACACCTTTTTCATTTTACGCATCATAAACCACTGCTGCAATATGCCAAGCCCCATTGAAGATAACCAATAAAGATTTAATCCTGAAGGGAAATGATAAAACATCACAGTAAAAACAACAGTCATGATATTACCCATCATTTTTTGCTGTTTCTGTTGATCTGTAAGAGGAGCTGTAGTTTTTGTACTCATAGAAGTAAAACGTTGTTGTACCCACATGATGAAGCCTAGTAGAAAAGGCAAAAGATGAAAACTAGAGCCAAAAAAGGGAATAGGATAGCCCCAGCTAAAAAGCACATCTGGTGCTGTTAAGTTATCAATCCATCCTGGGATAAAACTTGCGCCTCTTAGTTCAAAAGTAGATTTTAATAAATCAAACATTCCAATTAAGAAAGGCAATTGAATTAATAAAGGAAAGCAACCCATTAATGGATTAACCCCTTTTTCTCGATAGAGGCTCATGACTTCCATTTGAGCACGCTTGGGATCTTTTTTGTATTTCTCTTGAATAGCGGTTACTTGAGGAGCTATTTGGCTCATCTTTAAAGAAGAATTAATAGACCAAGCGTTAAGCGGATAGAGCATAATGCGCAATACAAGAGTTAATAAAATAATCGAAATTCCCCAGGATGAGGTCATTTTGTAAAAAAACTTCATGACTAAGAATAAAAATTTAGCAAAAGGCTCTGAAATGAATGTAAACCATCCATGAAAACTTAAAGCTCCGATATAACCCGGATTATATCCTTTAGCAGGATTAGCATATGTTTGATCAACCTTATTCAAGAGATCATCTTCGAAAGGACCTGCATATAAGCGAAAATGACTAGTCTGTTCATGCAGCGGTATCTGCATTTCATATCCTGGATATTTTTCAGGGGGATAGGGTTGATACTCTGGATTGATTAAAGAAAGACGAGTGGGAATTTGCATTCCAGGGATCATCTGCGCGCGAAATGAGCTGCCATCTGTTGTTAAAGGGTCGAGTATTAATCCCAAAAATCCATTAGAGTTACAAATCCAATCCGCTGGCATAGCATTCATAGTTCCATTTTTAGGCAGAGACAGCTGTTCTATTTGTGCTTTTTGAGAACCTTTAAGCATCCGATACTTTAAAGTAGGCGCAGCATTTCCTGAGATAAGCTCTACCTCTGGAACTCCCGTAGTCAGCCATAAACCACGTGTATCTCCATCTATTTTAATCATTACCTCAATGCAGTAAGGAGATAGGCTTGGATCTTTAGAAAAGGAAAATACTTTTGTGATCCTACGATTGGGTTGAACGAGTTCAAACTCAATAAGATCTTTTTCTAATTTTTTTAAACGGTAGGGCTGTGTAGCTAAGTTCGTATCTGAAGAGACAATATTCAAAGCATAAAATTTAGGATCCACAAAAGAAATAGGGACATCTTGTGCATTGAACAGAGTACGTCTTAATAAAGGATAATATCCACCTATTGCTGGCTTAATTTTTTCTCCAGCTATCTCATAAGGAAAAGCAGGAAAATGGCTATTTTGCGGAAAGTCTTTTTCAATAATGCGATCAAAAGCAATCGGGCGCACAGGTGTTTGAGAATCTTTTTTATTATACAAAGCAAGATTAATCTCAGAAATAGCTCCACCTATATTAGAAAATACCAACTGTTGGTAGGCATTTTCTATAACAAAGAACTGTTGCTGTTGTTGGTTGAGAGTATCAGTTGCAATTGGTTTTGCTTCAATTACTGGCTCTACATAAACTTTTTGAGTCTCAGTAGTGGTGATTGAAATTTTTTTAGGTGGAAAAAGCCATTGATTAAGGAAAAAAAATCCTACTGTTAAAATCAATACAAAAAGAAAAGAGCGTTTATTCATGAAACAATAACCTTAATTTGCATAGGAATGAGTGTTTACTAACCAGTTAGATTCGGCCTGAAGAGAATCCTAACACAGAAAAAGATTTAAACTAAAGATAAACTAAGACTGCGATTCTTTAACCAAGATAAAACATTATACCAAAACAGATGTAGGGCACTTTTGAAGCAGACTATTTTTTTGCTCTTCTGAAAGATTAAACTTATCAATAAACTCAACAGCATTAGAAAAAAGACATTACAGATA
This window contains:
- a CDS encoding isoamylase, giving the protein MKHLVLEKGSAYPLGANRCIEGINFSLFSSTATQVILHIFLPDTSDSTYQITFDPQKNKTGSIWHVLIKNLAEDVEWEYGYQLDGNNQDPKNHFCPDLILLDPYSKHLNTNNQWGIKQKPLRGKLYPPSSFDWEQDTFPKIPLEQLIIYEMHVRSFTRHPSSSSKAPGTFSAIKEKIRHFKELGINAIELMPIFEFDECELHRNQSETEKPLYNVWGYSTCSFFSLMNRYGKEARQSSDEFKDLVKALHKEGIEVILDVVYNHTAEGGTRDPCFSFAGIDNNTYYMLTPNAEYLNFSGTGNTFNANNPVVMEFIIDSLRYFVTEMHVDGFRFDLASCLNRDEEGSLLTDPLSIRAITKDPILSHVKLIAEPWDAGGLYQVGAFPNNWAEWNGKYRDVVRRFIKGTDDVVGEFANAICGSEDLYGNSKNPYCSINFITSHDGFTLHDLVSYQEKHNLDNREENRDGNSNNDSWNCGVEGATDDPKILFLRLKQMRNLITVLLVSLGTPMLLMSDEYAHTRFGNNNAYCQDNELNWFLWDKLIENQEFYRFYKLMIAFRRTHASLLQRSSFLTSDDMEWHGHQPLKPNWSAESRFIAYTLKSKNSEDLYIAFNAHFEPASIELPLAPQGKKWHRIIDTSLISPEEFSEHPEQTSSPYTMSPHSAFIAKSL
- a CDS encoding DnaA/Hda family protein, translating into MSLLLLLSFTSHVVSMQAWEEFLQKQEDLLGKQTVNQWLRSLKILHFDATNLYLEAADAFHMLWFEEHMRPLIKTHLLNNNSRTIKVHIHVPDNAVNKKNDKIQHLAVFSPVADKLDPIATLANFVPAKANEVVMRLCCELTGVDPVSLRFTSSVPNLAACNPIFLWGKPGTGKTHLLMALTHLFCQRGLKALFVRAETFTEHVISAIRSSEMQKFRAIYRHVDALLIDNVHVFMRKDATQEELFHLFNTLHLSSKQIILSSNTPPSQLEEIEPRLISRFEWGIVLQLNELTEIERKKLLVHCCKIRNFPLTEKICSFLVHTFSNNHSLLRAFEALLLRLYLKDKNFKPGKLQLGQVEAILADLIQFEQKKTLNKDTILLAVASYFDIDSAEIIGKSQSQRHTFPRQISIYLCRTLLKLSFIQIGKIFSRDHSTAVTAVKQIKIKLENRDKELQEALKQIEAIAVASLDKEVAIPGVLTNDRNSDHYFIKS
- the yidC gene encoding membrane protein insertase YidC, whose translation is MNKRSFLFVLILTVGFFFLNQWLFPPKKISITTTETQKVYVEPVIEAKPIATDTLNQQQQQFFVIENAYQQLVFSNIGGAISEINLALYNKKDSQTPVRPIAFDRIIEKDFPQNSHFPAFPYEIAGEKIKPAIGGYYPLLRRTLFNAQDVPISFVDPKFYALNIVSSDTNLATQPYRLKKLEKDLIEFELVQPNRRITKVFSFSKDPSLSPYCIEVMIKIDGDTRGLWLTTGVPEVELISGNAAPTLKYRMLKGSQKAQIEQLSLPKNGTMNAMPADWICNSNGFLGLILDPLTTDGSSFRAQMIPGMQIPTRLSLINPEYQPYPPEKYPGYEMQIPLHEQTSHFRLYAGPFEDDLLNKVDQTYANPAKGYNPGYIGALSFHGWFTFISEPFAKFLFLVMKFFYKMTSSWGISIILLTLVLRIMLYPLNAWSINSSLKMSQIAPQVTAIQEKYKKDPKRAQMEVMSLYREKGVNPLMGCFPLLIQLPFLIGMFDLLKSTFELRGASFIPGWIDNLTAPDVLFSWGYPIPFFGSSFHLLPFLLGFIMWVQQRFTSMSTKTTAPLTDQQKQQKMMGNIMTVVFTVMFYHFPSGLNLYWLSSMGLGILQQWFMMRKMKKV
- a CDS encoding CesT family type III secretion system chaperone, whose translation is MSLENAKANLKEFGKELNLELAFDENHTCILGIDNTFSLHLTYEPNSDRLYLYSPILDGLPKDPAIRTNLYEALLEGAMLGGQMAGGGVGVAVPEELILMHAVIEMGIGADASALCRYAPLFVESVEKWRTRAKDICEGRDIKKDLPPPTNPLGGKPGERFIKI